A window from Micromonospora profundi encodes these proteins:
- a CDS encoding ABC transporter permease encodes MSVTLPSTVDLTPGRPAPLADSGTLVWRGLARWRRDPSPLIASLGFNILIVLMFAYLFGGALQVPGGGSYREFLMPGMFVMTMVFGISLTTIAVAEDLERGVTDRLRSMPVAPLAPLVARAVTDMLFAVVTLAVLLVTGLAVGWRAHGGTGATLGAVGLILLLRFALVWVGIFLGLVTRGQSAVVAVQTLEFPLGFLSNAFVAPATMPAWLGAVAEWNPLSATVGAARELFGNPGWGGDSWAAQHYPWLAVAWPIVLVAVFLPLSVARYRRPAG; translated from the coding sequence GTGAGCGTGACCCTGCCCTCGACGGTGGACCTGACGCCCGGCCGACCCGCTCCGCTGGCCGACAGCGGCACGCTCGTCTGGCGCGGCCTGGCCCGGTGGCGCCGCGATCCAAGCCCGTTGATCGCTTCGCTCGGTTTCAACATCCTGATCGTGCTGATGTTCGCGTACCTGTTCGGCGGGGCGTTGCAGGTGCCCGGCGGTGGCAGCTACCGGGAGTTCCTGATGCCCGGCATGTTCGTGATGACCATGGTGTTCGGCATCAGTCTCACCACGATCGCCGTCGCCGAGGACCTGGAGCGCGGGGTGACCGACCGGCTTCGTTCGATGCCTGTCGCACCACTTGCCCCCCTCGTCGCCAGAGCCGTGACCGACATGCTGTTCGCCGTGGTCACCCTGGCGGTGCTGCTGGTCACGGGCCTCGCGGTGGGCTGGCGGGCGCACGGCGGGACCGGCGCCACGCTGGGCGCGGTGGGGTTGATCCTGCTGTTGCGGTTCGCCCTGGTCTGGGTCGGCATCTTCCTCGGCCTGGTCACCCGCGGTCAGTCGGCCGTGGTCGCCGTCCAGACCCTGGAGTTCCCGCTCGGCTTCCTCTCCAACGCGTTCGTCGCACCGGCCACCATGCCGGCCTGGCTCGGCGCGGTGGCCGAGTGGAACCCGCTTTCGGCGACCGTCGGGGCCGCCCGCGAGCTGTTCGGCAACCCCGGCTGGGGCGGCGACTCCTGGGCGGCGCAGCACTACCCCTGGTTGGCCGTGGCCTGGCCGATAGTGCTGGTCGCCGTGTTCCTCCCACTCTCGGTCGCCCGTTACCGGCGGCCGGCCGGCTGA
- a CDS encoding ATP-binding cassette domain-containing protein: MTTSGAAIVAEGLRKRYRDRYALDGFDLRVDAGTVCGLLGPNGAGKTTSVRILSTLLRLDGGRAEVAGFDVTRQPDQVRCRIGLVGQHPALDEALSGRQNLVLFGRLFQLGRRRAGQRADELLGRFGLADVGERPVTTYSGGMRRRLDLAAGMVLAPAVLFLDEPTTGLDPRGRNEVWASIRELVHAGTTVLLTTQHLDEADQLADRICVVETGRVIAEGTPDDLKARLGGDRVEVVVADPADLAAAAAQVRRMVDDEPTVDVDRRAVSVGVGHRPGALMEVLRALDAAQVTVADVALRRPTLDDVFLRLTGRGVAEEVAA, translated from the coding sequence GTGACAACGAGCGGTGCGGCGATAGTCGCGGAGGGGCTACGGAAGCGGTATCGGGACCGGTACGCCCTGGATGGCTTCGACCTGCGGGTGGACGCCGGGACGGTGTGTGGCCTGCTCGGCCCGAACGGGGCCGGCAAGACCACGTCGGTACGGATCCTGTCCACCCTGCTGCGACTGGACGGAGGGCGGGCCGAGGTCGCCGGCTTCGACGTGACCCGCCAGCCCGACCAGGTGCGCTGTCGGATCGGCCTGGTGGGGCAGCACCCCGCGCTCGACGAGGCGCTCAGTGGCCGGCAGAACCTCGTGCTCTTCGGCCGGCTGTTCCAGCTCGGTCGCCGCCGAGCCGGCCAGCGTGCCGACGAGCTGTTGGGGCGGTTCGGCCTCGCCGACGTCGGCGAGCGACCGGTGACCACATACTCCGGAGGCATGCGTCGTCGCCTCGACCTGGCCGCCGGCATGGTCCTGGCGCCTGCCGTGCTCTTCCTCGACGAGCCCACGACCGGGCTGGACCCACGAGGCCGTAACGAGGTGTGGGCCTCGATCCGGGAGCTGGTCCACGCCGGCACCACCGTGCTGCTCACCACCCAGCACCTGGACGAGGCCGATCAGCTCGCCGACCGGATCTGCGTGGTCGAGACCGGTCGCGTGATCGCCGAAGGCACCCCGGACGACCTCAAGGCCCGGCTGGGTGGCGACCGAGTCGAGGTGGTCGTCGCGGATCCAGCCGACCTCGCCGCCGCTGCCGCTCAGGTACGCCGCATGGTCGACGACGAACCGACAGTCGACGTGGACCGCCGAGCGGTCAGCGTCGGCGTCGGGCATCGACCCGGTGCCCTCATGGAGGTGCTGCGGGCGCTCGACGCCGCGCAGGTCACGGTGGCCGACGTCGCCCTTCGTCGTCCCACCCTGGACGACGTGTTTCTGCGCCTCACCGGGCGCGGTGTCGCCGAGGAGGTGGCAGCGTGA
- a CDS encoding ROK family transcriptional regulator: MATPARSGPAGVGRNLESPLQSVPGASQEEIRRQNLGAVLRYVHLHGPTSRAELTSRLGLNRSTIGALAAELTASGLVTEEVPTTARRAGRPSLVVSPRSDRVYANALSIDADRLRAARVGLGGRILDLREVVRPGGMSAIDAVGPLADLVRDMERAVAPDTLLVGGAVAVTDTTRDPDGRIRIASVDESLGAALDAEFAPGPGFVTGDLADIAGLAEHIRGVAADVDDLIYLHGDVGISAGIIVAGRLVMGHQGHSGKVGHMVVNPNGLPCGCGSRGCWETEVGEAALLRHAGRDPGDRAAVAEVLAAAADGDPRAREAVEQVADWLGFGVGNLVNVVNPDAVVFGGSLRDVFIAGADVVRRRLDTMPLPVSREHLRLQPAALDENAVLIGAAELAFDKLLADPLNVGVAGQVGCPESA; the protein is encoded by the coding sequence GTGGCAACACCCGCACGGTCCGGACCAGCCGGCGTCGGCCGTAACCTCGAATCCCCACTGCAGTCGGTTCCCGGCGCGAGCCAGGAGGAGATCCGGCGGCAGAACCTCGGCGCCGTCCTGCGCTACGTCCACCTGCACGGACCGACGTCCCGGGCCGAGCTGACAAGCCGTCTCGGCCTCAACCGCAGCACCATCGGTGCCCTGGCTGCCGAACTGACCGCCAGTGGCCTGGTCACCGAGGAGGTGCCGACCACCGCTCGCCGCGCCGGTCGTCCCTCGCTGGTGGTCAGCCCTCGCTCCGACCGCGTCTACGCCAACGCCCTGAGCATCGACGCCGACCGGCTGCGTGCCGCCCGGGTCGGCCTGGGCGGGCGCATCCTCGACCTGCGCGAGGTCGTCCGTCCCGGTGGCATGTCGGCGATCGACGCCGTCGGCCCCCTGGCCGACCTCGTCCGCGACATGGAACGCGCCGTCGCACCCGACACGCTGCTTGTCGGCGGCGCGGTCGCCGTCACCGACACCACCCGTGATCCGGACGGCCGCATTCGGATCGCAAGCGTCGACGAGAGTCTGGGTGCCGCCCTCGACGCCGAGTTCGCCCCCGGCCCGGGTTTCGTGACCGGTGACCTGGCCGACATCGCGGGCCTCGCCGAGCACATCCGAGGCGTGGCAGCGGACGTCGACGATCTCATCTACCTGCACGGCGACGTGGGCATCAGCGCCGGCATCATCGTCGCCGGACGGCTGGTGATGGGCCACCAGGGTCACAGCGGCAAGGTCGGCCACATGGTGGTCAACCCGAACGGTCTGCCCTGCGGCTGCGGCTCGCGCGGCTGTTGGGAGACCGAGGTCGGCGAGGCAGCCCTGCTGCGCCACGCCGGCCGGGACCCCGGTGACCGCGCCGCTGTGGCCGAGGTGCTGGCAGCGGCGGCCGACGGCGACCCGAGGGCCAGGGAGGCCGTCGAACAGGTCGCCGACTGGCTCGGCTTCGGCGTGGGCAACCTGGTCAACGTCGTCAACCCGGATGCCGTCGTGTTCGGCGGATCGCTGCGCGACGTCTTCATCGCTGGCGCGGACGTCGTCCGGCGGCGGCTGGACACCATGCCGCTTCCGGTCTCCCGCGAGCACCTGCGGCTGCAACCGGCGGCCCTCGACGAGAACGCCGTCCTGATCGGCGCCGCCGAACTGGCCTTCGACAAGCTGCTGGCCGACCCACTCAACGTCGGCGTCGCAGGCCAGGTCGGCTGCCCCGAATCGGCCTAG
- a CDS encoding substrate-binding domain-containing protein, which translates to MRKSFGTSVVAISAAAMLALAGCGSGRSEESGGSNGDAKGFAANSLIGVALPAKTSENWVLAGDLFSNGLKEAGFQADVQYAGASTTVADQQAQITAMVTKGAKVIVIGATDAAQLSTQVAAAHQAGVKVIAYDRLITNTPDLDYYVAFDNFKVGQLQGQALLEGMKAKKPNGPYNIELFSGSPDDNNAGVFFNGAMDVLKPEIDKGNVVVASKQTDVKQTAIQGWKAEGAQARMDQLLTSTYGNKELDGVLSPNDTLARAILTSVKGAGKPVPVVTGQDSEVESVKSIVAGEQYMTINKDTRNLVKETINMVKALQAGDKPQVNDTSSYNNGSKVVETYLLPPVAVTKANAAEAYANDPKLAPLTK; encoded by the coding sequence ATGCGTAAATCCTTCGGCACGTCGGTGGTGGCCATCAGCGCCGCCGCCATGCTGGCCCTCGCCGGCTGCGGCTCCGGCCGCAGCGAGGAGTCCGGTGGCTCCAACGGAGACGCCAAGGGCTTCGCGGCGAACTCGCTGATCGGCGTCGCCCTGCCGGCCAAGACCTCGGAGAACTGGGTCCTCGCCGGTGACCTCTTCAGCAACGGTCTCAAGGAGGCCGGTTTCCAGGCTGACGTGCAGTACGCCGGCGCGTCGACCACTGTCGCCGACCAGCAGGCTCAGATCACCGCCATGGTGACCAAGGGCGCCAAGGTCATCGTCATCGGCGCGACCGACGCCGCTCAGCTGTCGACCCAGGTCGCGGCGGCCCACCAGGCCGGCGTCAAGGTCATCGCCTACGACCGGCTCATCACCAACACGCCGGACCTCGACTACTACGTCGCGTTCGACAACTTCAAGGTCGGCCAGCTCCAGGGCCAGGCCCTGCTGGAAGGCATGAAGGCCAAGAAGCCGAACGGCCCGTACAACATCGAGCTGTTCTCCGGCTCGCCGGACGACAACAACGCCGGTGTCTTCTTCAACGGCGCCATGGACGTGCTCAAGCCTGAGATCGACAAGGGCAACGTTGTCGTCGCCTCGAAGCAGACCGACGTCAAGCAGACCGCCATCCAGGGCTGGAAGGCCGAGGGTGCGCAGGCCCGCATGGACCAGCTGCTCACCTCGACCTACGGCAACAAGGAGCTGGACGGCGTCCTCTCCCCGAACGACACCCTGGCCCGCGCGATCCTGACCTCGGTCAAGGGCGCCGGCAAGCCGGTCCCGGTCGTCACCGGTCAGGACTCCGAGGTCGAGTCGGTCAAGTCGATCGTCGCTGGCGAGCAGTACATGACGATCAACAAGGACACGCGGAACCTGGTCAAGGAGACCATCAACATGGTCAAGGCTCTCCAGGCCGGTGACAAGCCGCAGGTGAACGACACCTCGTCCTACAACAACGGCAGCAAGGTCGTCGAGACGTACCTCCTCCCGCCGGTCGCCGTCACCAAGGCGAACGCGGCCGAGGCGTACGCCAACGACCCGAAGCTCGCGCCGCTCACCAAGTAA
- the mmsB gene encoding multiple monosaccharide ABC transporter permease, whose product MSRLKDLQKNLFGGTTSNARQFGMIFTLVAIVVLFQILTDGLTLRSDNLIALFQQNSYILILAIGMLMVIVAGHIDLSVGSVAAFSGILVAKAMADWSLPWPLAILFGLGVGALIGAWQGFWVAYIGVPAFIVTLAGMLLFRGGNQFIGNANTIPVPEGFRQIGSGFLPEFGPDTGYNNATLLLGLAAAVAVVWRELQARKTRREMDADPAPMWISILRMGVMVGVIAFAALRFASGRVGTSFPISGIILVALVIAYSFYTRNTAGGRHIYAVGGNSRAAELSGVKLKRVNFFVMMNMSVLAALAGMIFVARSAASGPQDGNGWELDAIAAVFIGGAAVSGGIGTISGSIVGGLVMAVLNNGLQLMGVGTDRVQIIKGLVLLLAVAIDVYNKSQGRFSIIGSLMRPFRREESGPPASPPDAEREPAKAAVSG is encoded by the coding sequence ATGAGCCGATTGAAGGACCTTCAGAAGAACCTGTTCGGAGGGACCACCTCCAACGCTCGCCAGTTCGGGATGATCTTCACCCTGGTGGCGATCGTCGTCCTGTTCCAGATCCTCACCGACGGCCTGACGCTGCGGTCGGACAACCTGATCGCGCTGTTCCAGCAGAACTCGTACATTCTGATTCTGGCCATCGGCATGCTCATGGTGATCGTCGCCGGGCACATCGACCTCTCGGTCGGGTCCGTCGCCGCCTTCTCGGGCATCCTCGTGGCGAAGGCGATGGCCGACTGGTCACTGCCCTGGCCCCTCGCCATCCTCTTCGGCCTCGGAGTCGGTGCCCTCATCGGTGCCTGGCAGGGCTTCTGGGTGGCCTACATCGGGGTACCGGCGTTCATCGTGACCCTGGCCGGCATGCTGCTCTTCCGCGGCGGCAACCAGTTCATCGGTAACGCCAACACCATCCCGGTGCCCGAGGGCTTCCGGCAGATCGGCTCCGGCTTCCTGCCCGAGTTCGGGCCGGACACCGGCTACAACAACGCCACACTGCTGCTCGGCCTCGCCGCGGCGGTGGCCGTGGTGTGGCGCGAACTCCAGGCGCGCAAGACCCGCCGCGAGATGGACGCCGACCCGGCGCCCATGTGGATCTCCATCCTGCGGATGGGTGTCATGGTCGGGGTCATCGCCTTCGCCGCGCTGCGCTTCGCCAGCGGTCGTGTCGGCACCAGCTTCCCGATCTCCGGCATCATCCTTGTCGCGCTCGTCATCGCGTACTCCTTCTACACCCGCAACACGGCAGGTGGCCGGCACATCTACGCGGTGGGCGGCAACTCCCGGGCGGCCGAGCTGTCCGGCGTGAAGCTCAAGCGGGTCAACTTCTTCGTCATGATGAACATGTCCGTGCTGGCAGCGCTGGCCGGCATGATCTTCGTGGCCCGTTCGGCGGCCTCCGGTCCGCAGGACGGCAACGGCTGGGAACTGGACGCGATCGCCGCGGTCTTCATCGGCGGCGCGGCCGTCTCCGGAGGTATCGGCACCATCAGCGGGTCGATCGTTGGTGGTCTCGTGATGGCCGTGCTCAACAACGGCCTGCAACTGATGGGCGTCGGCACCGACCGCGTCCAGATCATCAAGGGGCTGGTCCTGCTGCTGGCCGTCGCGATCGACGTCTACAACAAGAGCCAGGGTCGTTTCTCGATCATCGGAAGCCTGATGCGGCCATTCCGTCGCGAGGAATCCGGACCGCCCGCCTCACCGCCGGACGCGGAGCGCGAGCCCGCCAAGGCAGCGGTGTCCGGCTGA
- the mmsA gene encoding multiple monosaccharide ABC transporter ATP-binding protein → MSDVPILLEMRSITKEFPGVKALSDVNLVVRAGEIHAICGENGAGKSTLMKVLSGVYPHGTYDGQIIYQGSESRFSDIRASENAGIVIIHQELALIPDMSIAENIFLGNEPRKWGAIDWKAANRMALDLMARVGLQEDPDTLIKDIGVGKQQLVEIAKAFAKDVKLLILDEPTAALNEADSRHLLDLLRGFRSRGITSIMISHKLNEIEAIADQITILRDGRTVETLDVKADGVDEDRIVRGMVGRELGSRFPDHTPKIGEVFFEVRDWNVRHPISAERQVCKNESFVVRRGEIVGFAGLMGAGRTELAMSVFGRSYGVYESGTIIKDGKEIVLKSVADAIDHGLAYVSEDRKAIGLNLLDDIKASTVAAKLSKISHRGVLDQVEEYKAAEAYRKELRTKAPTVDEGVSKLSGGNQQKVVLAKWMFTDPDLLILDEPTRGIDVGAKYEIYGIIQRLADQGKGVVVISSELPELIGLCDRIYTVFEGAITGEIARADATPENLMKQMTSTKKMLTR, encoded by the coding sequence ATGAGCGACGTGCCGATCCTCCTTGAGATGCGTTCCATCACCAAGGAGTTCCCCGGAGTCAAGGCCCTCTCCGACGTCAACCTGGTGGTTCGCGCCGGCGAGATCCATGCCATCTGCGGCGAGAACGGCGCAGGCAAGTCCACGCTGATGAAGGTCCTCAGCGGGGTCTACCCGCATGGCACGTATGACGGCCAGATCATCTACCAGGGGTCGGAGAGCAGGTTCTCCGACATCCGGGCCAGCGAGAACGCCGGCATCGTGATCATCCACCAGGAGCTCGCGCTCATTCCGGACATGTCGATCGCCGAGAACATCTTCCTCGGCAACGAGCCACGCAAGTGGGGCGCGATCGACTGGAAGGCCGCGAACCGGATGGCGTTGGACCTGATGGCCCGGGTCGGCCTCCAAGAGGACCCGGACACCCTGATCAAGGACATCGGGGTCGGCAAGCAGCAGTTGGTGGAGATCGCCAAGGCGTTCGCCAAGGACGTCAAGCTGCTCATCCTGGACGAGCCGACGGCCGCGCTGAACGAGGCGGACTCGCGGCACCTGCTCGACCTGCTGCGCGGCTTCCGCTCGCGTGGCATCACCTCGATCATGATCTCGCACAAGCTGAACGAGATCGAGGCGATCGCCGACCAGATCACCATCCTGCGCGACGGCCGGACGGTGGAGACGCTCGACGTCAAGGCCGACGGTGTCGACGAGGACCGCATCGTGCGGGGCATGGTCGGCCGCGAGCTGGGCAGCCGGTTCCCGGACCACACCCCGAAGATCGGCGAGGTCTTCTTCGAGGTCCGCGACTGGAACGTGCGGCACCCGATCTCCGCCGAGCGGCAGGTCTGCAAGAACGAGAGTTTCGTGGTGCGCCGCGGCGAGATCGTCGGCTTCGCCGGCCTCATGGGCGCCGGCCGCACCGAGCTGGCCATGAGCGTGTTCGGCCGCTCGTACGGGGTGTACGAGTCGGGCACGATCATCAAGGACGGCAAGGAGATCGTCCTGAAGTCGGTGGCCGACGCCATCGACCACGGGCTCGCGTACGTCAGCGAGGACCGCAAGGCGATCGGCCTCAACCTGCTCGACGACATCAAGGCGTCCACGGTGGCCGCCAAGCTGTCCAAGATCTCCCACCGGGGCGTGCTGGACCAGGTGGAGGAATACAAGGCGGCCGAGGCGTACCGCAAGGAGTTGCGGACGAAGGCGCCGACGGTCGACGAGGGCGTCTCCAAGCTCTCCGGCGGCAACCAGCAGAAGGTGGTGCTGGCGAAGTGGATGTTCACGGACCCGGACCTGCTGATCCTCGACGAGCCGACGCGCGGTATCGACGTGGGTGCCAAGTACGAGATCTACGGCATCATCCAGCGGCTCGCCGACCAGGGGAAGGGCGTCGTCGTCATCTCCTCGGAGCTGCCTGAGCTGATCGGGCTCTGCGACCGCATCTACACCGTGTTCGAAGGCGCCATCACGGGCGAGATCGCCCGGGCCGATGCCACACCGGAAAACCTCATGAAGCAGATGACCTCTACGAAGAAGATGCTGACACGATGA
- a CDS encoding glutathione-independent formaldehyde dehydrogenase, giving the protein MRAVVYADVRSVAVREVPDATLEADTDALVRITSTAMCGTDLHMYDGRTGADPGLVLGHEPLGVVEQVGSGVHTVRPGSRVVMPTHLFCGTCVMCARGLSAACLRARAEGPGAAYGYAGMGPYRGAQADLLRVPWADANCVPLPGEPGDAYEDDFVLLADAFVTGWHAASALADVQPGDTVAVFGAGTIGLLSAYSALIRGARVVYCVDGVDARLDKAGEIGAVPVDFRHGDPVEQIRADRARAGLPLGEEKLGGIDKVIDAVGFQARNRERPDQERPDQVIADAARLVNPAGAIAVAGVYPERDLHPRPGASSHEDLRAPWGTLFGKGVAVRFGRTHDRRYTVLLRDMVVAGRARPSVIVTHHGSLADAPELYRSFDRREHGVIKAVLHPS; this is encoded by the coding sequence ATGAGAGCCGTCGTGTACGCCGACGTGCGGTCCGTCGCCGTGCGGGAGGTGCCCGACGCGACGCTGGAGGCGGACACGGACGCGCTCGTGCGGATCACCTCCACCGCCATGTGCGGCACCGACCTGCACATGTACGACGGGCGCACCGGCGCGGACCCCGGGCTGGTGCTCGGTCACGAGCCGCTGGGCGTGGTGGAGCAGGTGGGCAGCGGGGTGCATACCGTCCGGCCGGGCAGCCGCGTGGTCATGCCGACGCACCTGTTCTGCGGTACGTGCGTCATGTGCGCCCGAGGGCTCTCGGCGGCCTGCCTGCGGGCGCGCGCCGAGGGGCCGGGTGCCGCGTACGGCTACGCCGGGATGGGCCCCTACCGGGGTGCCCAGGCCGACCTGCTGCGTGTGCCGTGGGCCGACGCGAACTGCGTGCCGTTGCCGGGGGAGCCGGGTGACGCGTACGAGGACGACTTCGTCCTGCTGGCGGACGCGTTCGTCACCGGCTGGCACGCCGCCTCCGCGCTCGCCGACGTACAGCCCGGCGACACTGTGGCAGTGTTCGGCGCCGGAACGATCGGCCTGCTCAGCGCCTACTCGGCGCTGATCCGGGGCGCACGGGTGGTGTACTGCGTGGACGGCGTCGACGCCCGGCTCGACAAGGCCGGTGAGATCGGCGCGGTGCCTGTCGACTTCCGACACGGTGACCCGGTCGAGCAGATCCGCGCCGACCGCGCCCGTGCCGGGCTGCCGCTGGGCGAGGAGAAGCTGGGCGGGATCGACAAGGTCATCGACGCGGTCGGGTTCCAGGCCCGTAACCGGGAACGCCCCGACCAGGAGCGCCCCGACCAGGTGATCGCCGACGCGGCCCGGTTGGTGAATCCCGCCGGGGCGATCGCTGTCGCCGGTGTGTACCCGGAGAGGGACCTGCATCCCCGCCCCGGGGCGAGCAGCCACGAGGACCTGCGCGCCCCCTGGGGAACGCTGTTCGGCAAGGGTGTCGCGGTGCGGTTCGGGCGTACGCACGACCGCCGCTACACGGTGCTGCTGCGCGACATGGTCGTCGCCGGCCGTGCCCGACCCAGCGTGATCGTCACGCACCACGGCAGCCTCGCCGACGCTCCGGAGCTGTACCGCAGCTTCGACCGGCGGGAGCACGGAGTGATCAAGGCGGTGCTGCACCCGAGCTGA
- a CDS encoding aminotransferase class V-fold PLP-dependent enzyme: MTTEQSTPTAMRGYADTARLDELRATEYRHLDQGGRVYLDYTGAGVAAQAQVRAHHDRLLAGLYSNPHSENPTSVASGATVGSARRAVLDFFRADPSEYAVVFTPNASGACRLVGEAYDFGRSSPLALTWDNHNSVNGIREYARSAGAPVRYVPLAGPELRVAESDLVRVLDAGHRRLPGLSGRPSRRGLFAYPAQSNFSGVQHPLSWVELAHQHGYDVLLDAAAFAPTNRLDLSVVRPEFVCLSWYKLFGYPTGVGALLARRDALARLRRPWFSGGTIRAVSVQGDWHRTMDDESAFEDGTLNFLSIPDVEFGLRWLDSIGVDLVHTRVGLLTEWLLARLTALRHGTGQPLAQVYGPVTGEGRGATVTFNLRRPDGTLVDERLVAREAASAGFLLRTGCFCNPGAGEEAFGISRGLLRRRVPARLDSIDQYLHALRLPIGGAVRVSFGLVSTADDAQRFLAFVESTYLDRDATSGPPLPPRLRC, from the coding sequence ATGACGACCGAGCAGAGCACACCGACGGCCATGCGGGGGTACGCCGACACCGCCCGGCTCGACGAGCTGCGCGCCACCGAATACCGGCACCTCGACCAGGGCGGCCGGGTCTATCTCGACTACACCGGGGCGGGGGTCGCCGCGCAGGCGCAGGTACGCGCCCACCACGACAGGTTGCTCGCCGGCCTGTACAGCAACCCGCACTCGGAGAACCCCACCTCGGTGGCCTCCGGCGCGACAGTGGGATCGGCCCGCCGCGCGGTGCTCGACTTCTTCCGTGCCGACCCCTCCGAGTACGCGGTCGTCTTCACTCCGAACGCCAGCGGAGCGTGCCGGCTGGTCGGCGAGGCGTACGACTTCGGCCGGTCGTCGCCGTTGGCGCTGACCTGGGACAACCACAACTCGGTCAACGGCATCCGCGAGTACGCCCGATCAGCCGGAGCGCCGGTGCGGTACGTGCCGTTGGCCGGCCCGGAGCTGCGGGTCGCCGAGTCGGATCTGGTGCGGGTGCTGGACGCCGGCCATCGTCGGCTTCCCGGGTTGTCGGGTCGCCCATCCCGGCGTGGACTGTTCGCGTACCCGGCGCAGAGCAACTTCTCCGGGGTGCAGCATCCGCTGAGCTGGGTGGAGCTGGCCCACCAGCACGGCTACGACGTGCTGCTCGACGCCGCCGCGTTCGCGCCGACGAACCGGCTGGATCTGAGCGTCGTACGACCGGAGTTCGTCTGCCTGAGCTGGTACAAGCTGTTCGGGTATCCGACCGGCGTGGGCGCGCTGCTGGCCCGTCGGGACGCGCTGGCCCGGCTGCGCCGGCCGTGGTTCTCCGGCGGCACGATCCGCGCGGTGAGCGTGCAGGGCGACTGGCACCGCACGATGGACGACGAGTCGGCGTTCGAGGACGGCACTCTCAACTTCCTGAGCATCCCGGACGTGGAGTTCGGGTTGCGCTGGCTCGACTCGATAGGCGTGGATCTCGTGCACACCCGGGTCGGGCTGCTCACCGAGTGGTTGCTGGCCCGGTTGACCGCGTTGCGGCACGGCACCGGCCAGCCGCTGGCTCAGGTGTACGGGCCGGTGACGGGCGAGGGTCGGGGTGCCACTGTGACGTTCAACCTCCGTCGCCCGGACGGCACGCTTGTCGACGAGCGGCTGGTCGCGCGGGAGGCCGCATCGGCCGGATTCCTGCTGCGGACCGGCTGTTTCTGCAATCCGGGCGCGGGCGAGGAGGCGTTCGGGATCAGCCGGGGCCTGCTGCGGCGACGGGTGCCCGCCCGGCTCGACTCGATCGACCAGTACCTCCACGCGCTGCGGTTGCCGATCGGCGGCGCGGTTCGCGTCTCGTTCGGGCTGGTGTCCACGGCGGACGACGCGCAACGGTTTCTCGCGTTCGTCGAGTCGACCTATCTGGACCGCGACGCCACGAGCGGGCCGCCCCTGCCGCCCCGGCTGCGCTGTTGA